One part of the Dyadobacter sp. 676 genome encodes these proteins:
- a CDS encoding branched-chain amino acid aminotransferase, producing MTADTVQIEVQQTTKSRLQEVDFNNLVFGRNISDHMFIAEYKNGQWQDLRIVPYGDLSLSPATAALHYGQAIFEGMKAYKNDAGEVLLFRAIDNWKRLNKSAERLCMPTIPEEIFMNGLTELLRLDAGWVPSQPGCSLYIRPYMFATDPYIGVKASDSYYFVIFTSPVGTYYAKPPRVKVETHFIRAAEGGVGATKCAGNYAGSLYPAKLAQQEGYDQLIWTDARDHAYIEESGTMNIMFMLDGKLLTPHVSETTLDGITRKSIVAIAQHWGIPVEERRISVAEIIDALKAGKLEAAFGAGTAVVISPFATIAYEGVDYALPEIKEDSFVNKVKTYLTDLRTGKEEDIFGWMLKV from the coding sequence ATGACAGCCGACACAGTACAAATCGAAGTTCAGCAAACCACCAAATCCCGTTTGCAGGAGGTTGACTTTAATAACCTCGTTTTTGGACGGAACATCTCCGACCATATGTTTATCGCCGAATATAAGAATGGCCAATGGCAAGACCTCCGCATTGTCCCTTACGGCGACCTATCGCTTAGCCCTGCAACCGCCGCGCTGCATTACGGTCAGGCTATTTTCGAGGGAATGAAAGCTTACAAAAATGACGCCGGCGAAGTGTTGCTTTTCCGCGCCATCGATAACTGGAAACGTCTTAACAAATCGGCGGAACGTCTTTGCATGCCGACGATCCCCGAGGAAATTTTCATGAATGGCCTCACCGAGCTGCTCCGTCTGGACGCCGGTTGGGTGCCGTCACAGCCCGGCTGTTCGCTTTATATTCGTCCATACATGTTTGCCACCGACCCCTATATCGGCGTAAAAGCATCGGATTCATACTATTTTGTCATTTTCACAAGCCCGGTAGGTACTTATTATGCCAAGCCGCCGCGCGTGAAGGTGGAAACGCATTTCATCCGTGCCGCAGAGGGCGGCGTAGGAGCGACCAAATGCGCTGGTAACTACGCAGGCTCGCTTTATCCCGCAAAATTAGCCCAGCAGGAAGGTTACGATCAACTGATCTGGACCGACGCCCGCGATCATGCTTACATCGAGGAATCGGGAACCATGAATATCATGTTCATGCTGGACGGCAAATTACTTACGCCGCATGTTTCTGAAACAACGCTCGACGGTATTACGCGTAAAAGCATCGTGGCAATCGCGCAACATTGGGGTATTCCCGTGGAAGAACGCCGCATCAGCGTAGCCGAAATCATCGACGCATTGAAAGCCGGTAAACTCGAAGCCGCATTCGGCGCGGGAACAGCGGTAGTAATCTCTCCGTTCGCAACCATCGCTTATGAAGGTGTAGATTACGCATTGCCTGAAATCAAGGAAGATTCATTCGTAAACAAGGTCAAAACGTACCTCACCGACCTCCGCACCGGCAAGGAGGAAGACATCTTTGGCTGGATGTTGAAAGTTTAA
- a CDS encoding Uma2 family endonuclease — translation MGQLQLVEQGMTVEEYFESEKASEIRHEYNNGEIYAMAGTTLNHNNIVGNVWAAFKGILRSRGLRVFFENIKLKVSDSCYLYPDVIVTCALKDVSGTYVVEHSSILVEVTSKNSDVKDRGFKLKQYKTIPSLQYYMLVSQLECSVELYS, via the coding sequence ATGGGGCAGTTACAATTGGTTGAACAGGGAATGACCGTCGAAGAATACTTCGAATCGGAGAAGGCAAGCGAAATTCGCCACGAGTATAACAATGGCGAGATTTACGCTATGGCTGGCACCACTTTGAATCACAATAATATTGTGGGGAATGTGTGGGCCGCTTTCAAGGGCATTTTACGGTCGCGGGGTCTCCGTGTCTTTTTCGAGAATATCAAGTTAAAAGTATCGGATAGCTGTTATCTATATCCCGATGTGATTGTTACTTGCGCACTAAAGGATGTTTCCGGAACTTATGTTGTGGAACACTCCAGTATTTTGGTGGAGGTGACGTCAAAAAACTCCGATGTGAAAGATCGGGGTTTTAAGCTCAAGCAATACAAGACCATACCATCCTTACAGTATTATATGCTTGTTTCTCAGCTTGAGTGCAGTGTCGAGTTATATTCGTGA
- a CDS encoding sodium:solute symporter family protein: MKIKAIDLLVIFIYLLAVLLIGFYLKRQAAKSKNDYLLGGKSMPFWMLGISNASGMFDLSGTAWMVAIMVVYGVKSIWLPWLWPVFNQIFMMVYLSMWLRRSNAATGAEWMLFRFGDRRGADLSHKIIIIFALLSCLSFMAYGFIGLGKFIGIFIPWHVVKPFLPFDLPAGYSAHFYGILFTVFTACYALLGGMKSIVWADVLHYLIMVIVCVSVAAMAYPALSDVRQLGVPSGWTDLFFGKYLDLDWSTRLPAAADKLKSDNFAPFGYFFAWMTAKGILASLAGPAPNYDMQKILSTRSPREAALMSMIVNIVLLPTRYLFITGIAVLGLLYFRHAGTAAAIGTDFEKVLPAVLNTHVPSGLLGLMLIGLMGAFMGTFAGTFNAAQAYFVNDIYLRSVNPDADSREISRVNYLSGIVIVLISVVLGLLARDVNSILQWIVSALYGGYIASNVLKWYWWRFNSAGFFWGMLAGIVCALVCPHLFQNTLPLRYFPLILVISLIGAVAGSLATAPTDMEVLKTFCRTVNPWGFWGPVRQEIRKSDPLFVPNKQFSRDLFNVITGIVAQTAITAIPVFGILKMPAETLIATAIFLATSAILWKTWYKHLPFH, from the coding sequence ATGAAAATCAAAGCGATCGACCTCCTCGTCATATTCATTTACCTGCTAGCGGTCCTTCTGATCGGATTTTACCTCAAGCGGCAGGCTGCGAAAAGCAAAAACGACTACCTGCTGGGTGGGAAATCCATGCCGTTCTGGATGCTCGGCATTTCCAACGCATCGGGCATGTTCGATCTCTCCGGCACGGCCTGGATGGTCGCGATAATGGTCGTGTACGGTGTAAAAAGCATTTGGCTACCCTGGCTGTGGCCGGTATTTAACCAGATATTTATGATGGTCTATCTCTCAATGTGGCTCAGGCGCTCCAATGCGGCTACCGGTGCGGAATGGATGCTGTTCCGTTTCGGCGACCGGCGCGGCGCTGACCTTTCGCACAAGATCATCATCATTTTCGCGCTATTGAGCTGTCTGAGCTTTATGGCTTACGGCTTTATCGGCCTGGGCAAATTCATCGGGATATTCATACCCTGGCATGTCGTGAAGCCTTTCCTGCCCTTTGATCTGCCGGCCGGCTATTCGGCACACTTCTATGGGATACTTTTTACTGTTTTCACAGCCTGCTATGCACTGCTTGGAGGCATGAAAAGCATCGTATGGGCCGATGTCCTGCATTATCTGATCATGGTGATCGTGTGTGTATCCGTCGCCGCCATGGCATATCCGGCATTGTCGGATGTGAGGCAACTGGGCGTACCTTCTGGCTGGACCGATCTGTTTTTCGGTAAATATCTGGATCTCGACTGGTCGACACGCCTGCCAGCCGCCGCCGATAAGCTGAAAAGCGACAATTTCGCCCCATTTGGCTACTTTTTTGCCTGGATGACCGCCAAGGGTATTCTCGCGAGCCTCGCCGGCCCGGCCCCCAATTACGACATGCAGAAGATCCTGTCGACCCGCTCGCCCCGGGAAGCCGCGTTAATGAGCATGATCGTCAATATTGTGCTGTTACCAACCAGGTATCTTTTCATCACCGGCATTGCGGTTCTGGGATTGCTGTATTTCCGCCATGCGGGCACCGCCGCAGCCATCGGCACCGATTTTGAAAAAGTGCTTCCCGCAGTGCTCAACACGCACGTCCCGTCAGGGCTGCTCGGACTGATGCTGATAGGGTTGATGGGAGCATTTATGGGCACCTTTGCAGGTACATTCAATGCAGCCCAGGCCTACTTTGTGAACGATATTTATCTCAGATCGGTCAACCCCGACGCCGACAGCCGTGAGATAAGCCGCGTAAACTATCTGTCAGGCATTGTCATCGTTTTGATCAGTGTCGTCCTCGGCCTGCTGGCAAGGGACGTGAACAGCATTTTGCAATGGATCGTATCGGCGCTATACGGGGGCTATATCGCTTCCAACGTGCTCAAATGGTATTGGTGGCGGTTCAACAGCGCCGGTTTTTTCTGGGGAATGCTGGCCGGGATTGTCTGCGCGCTGGTTTGCCCGCATTTGTTCCAAAACACATTGCCGCTGCGTTATTTCCCGCTCATACTCGTCATTTCGCTAATCGGGGCCGTTGCCGGTTCGTTGGCTACGGCCCCAACCGACATGGAGGTTCTGAAAACATTCTGCCGGACGGTCAATCCCTGGGGCTTTTGGGGGCCTGTCCGCCAGGAGATCCGGAAAAGCGACCCATTGTTTGTCCCTAATAAACAGTTTTCGAGGGATTTGTTCAATGTCATAACCGGCATTGTCGCACAAACAGCCATTACAGCCATTCCCGTTTTCGGAATACTGAAAATGCCCGCCGAAACGCTTATTGCGACCGCCATATTCCTGGCCACCTCGGCCATTCTGTGGAAAACGTGGTATAAACACCTTCCCTTTCACTAA
- a CDS encoding AraC family transcriptional regulator: protein MSEIYREITPLTQYDCFTVFDRRKTIFDFPLHSHEEFELNLILSGKGVKRVVGDHTEVIDDAELVLVGNNLPHGWLTHTYKWEEGMPEINEVTVQFHKDLFDDKFLKRNQLFFVRSLLEKSSKGIAFSRETIERIKPRLTTLAQKSGFDSMLELMSILHDLSVSRDMRMLSNSTFTDENFHYNSRRIEKVFSYLRDNYDKDVNLAGVAKLAGMSEVSFSRFIKKRTGKTFVESLNEIRLGHASRSLINTTNTISEIAYKCGFNNLSYFNRIFKSRNGCTPKEFRDNYSGTRTFV from the coding sequence ATGAGTGAAATCTACCGAGAAATTACCCCGTTGACCCAGTACGACTGTTTTACCGTTTTCGACCGCAGAAAGACAATCTTCGATTTCCCGCTCCACAGCCACGAGGAGTTCGAGTTAAATCTGATCCTGTCGGGAAAAGGCGTAAAGCGGGTAGTTGGTGACCATACCGAGGTAATAGACGACGCGGAGCTGGTTCTGGTGGGTAATAACCTGCCGCATGGCTGGCTCACCCACACCTACAAATGGGAGGAAGGAATGCCGGAGATCAACGAAGTGACCGTGCAATTCCATAAGGATCTGTTCGATGATAAGTTCCTCAAACGCAATCAGTTGTTTTTCGTCCGTTCCCTGCTCGAAAAGTCGTCCAAAGGTATTGCATTCTCGCGGGAAACGATCGAGCGGATCAAGCCCAGGCTTACCACCCTGGCACAGAAAAGCGGATTTGATTCCATGCTCGAACTAATGTCGATCCTGCACGATCTGTCGGTGTCGCGCGATATGCGCATGCTATCAAACAGTACATTCACGGACGAGAATTTTCACTATAACAGCAGGCGTATCGAAAAGGTGTTCTCCTACCTGCGTGATAATTATGACAAGGATGTGAACCTTGCCGGCGTCGCGAAGCTGGCCGGAATGTCGGAAGTGTCATTCAGCAGGTTTATCAAGAAGCGTACAGGCAAGACATTCGTTGAAAGTTTGAATGAAATCCGCCTCGGGCATGCGTCGCGATCGCTTATCAATACTACCAATACAATTTCAGAGATCGCCTATAAATGCGGATTCAATAACCTGTCGTATTTCAACCGTATTTTTAAAAGCAGGAACGGATGCACGCCAAAAGAATTCCGTGACAACTATTCGGGTACGCGGACGTTTGTGTGA
- a CDS encoding S-adenosylmethionine:tRNA ribosyltransferase-isomerase, with translation MEGKRTAVEDVDALWRREAEAIDLQDYIYDLPDERIARYPMEIRDQSKLMVYKNGGIRHLRFTDIASQLPENTLLVFNDTKVIPARAYFRKETGAVIELLLLHPELPTRVINDAMLVKHSCVWECMIGNKKRWKTGDTLSNVVPVNGLEVHLQASFHDYERNMVTLAWDADVTFLDLLKALGEIPLPPYLNRGTEEPDKESYQTVYAHHDGAVAAPTAGLHFTPRVFEALERKGIRRSFLTLHVGAGTFQPIKVEKVTEHRMHSEQVVFTRALIDELLRSVGSIVPVGTTSLRSLESLYWFGVKLFKGEATVFNIEKLYPYPWKEEELPSAEQSLRAVADYMDKARLEEVVGETEIFIFPGYRFRLCRGVITNYHQPGSTLILLVAAFVGNDWKTIYSEALKNGYRFLSYGDSSLLWLNGVE, from the coding sequence ATGGAAGGTAAAAGAACGGCCGTGGAGGATGTGGATGCATTGTGGCGGAGAGAAGCTGAGGCGATCGATTTGCAGGACTACATCTACGACCTGCCTGATGAGCGGATTGCCAGGTACCCGATGGAAATCCGGGACCAGTCGAAGCTGATGGTGTATAAAAATGGTGGTATCCGTCATTTGCGGTTTACCGATATTGCTTCGCAGTTACCTGAAAATACGTTGCTCGTTTTTAACGACACCAAAGTCATTCCGGCGCGCGCGTATTTCAGAAAGGAAACTGGGGCGGTGATAGAGCTGCTGTTGTTGCACCCCGAGCTGCCTACCCGCGTGATTAACGACGCGATGCTGGTGAAGCATTCCTGCGTGTGGGAATGCATGATCGGTAATAAAAAACGTTGGAAAACAGGTGACACGTTATCGAACGTCGTTCCGGTAAATGGATTGGAAGTGCATTTACAGGCTTCCTTCCACGATTACGAGCGTAATATGGTAACGCTCGCATGGGACGCAGATGTGACATTCCTGGATCTGTTGAAGGCGTTAGGAGAGATCCCGCTGCCGCCTTATCTCAACCGCGGCACCGAGGAGCCCGACAAAGAAAGTTATCAAACTGTTTACGCTCACCACGACGGTGCCGTCGCCGCACCTACGGCGGGATTGCATTTCACGCCGCGTGTATTCGAAGCTCTGGAAAGGAAGGGTATCCGAAGATCGTTCCTGACGTTGCACGTCGGCGCCGGTACTTTTCAGCCTATTAAAGTGGAAAAGGTCACCGAGCACCGGATGCATTCCGAGCAGGTAGTATTCACAAGGGCGTTGATCGACGAATTGCTGCGGTCGGTTGGAAGTATCGTGCCCGTAGGAACCACCTCGCTGCGTTCTCTGGAGAGTTTGTACTGGTTTGGTGTAAAGCTTTTCAAAGGTGAGGCCACCGTTTTCAATATCGAAAAACTCTACCCCTATCCCTGGAAGGAAGAAGAGCTGCCCTCGGCCGAGCAATCGCTCCGGGCTGTTGCCGATTATATGGATAAGGCGCGGTTGGAAGAGGTCGTAGGAGAAACTGAAATCTTTATCTTCCCCGGATACCGTTTTCGTCTTTGCCGCGGGGTAATTACTAACTACCACCAACCCGGCTCTACACTGATCCTGCTGGTAGCCGCATTCGTGGGAAATGACTGGAAAACGATCTATTCCGAGGCGTTAAAGAACGGCTACCGTTTTCTAAGTTATGGTGATTCGTCGCTCCTTTGGCTCAATGGTGTTGAATGA
- a CDS encoding glycosidase, giving the protein MTIFEERFQLIKSEKQRLIGTPNEKLAAGDGVCDRYKFPVLTASHVPLFWEYDLNPESNPFFMKRFGINAVFNAGAIKLGKKYLLVARVEGYDRKSFFAIAESTSGIDRFEFRKYPMAIPETSEPDVNIYDMRLTAHEDGWIYGLFCTERKDPSAAAGNESQAIAQCAIVRTRDMCRWERLPDLKTRSPQQRNVVLHPEYINGQYAFYTRPQDSFIETGLGGGIGLGLAPYIENAQITSEVIVDPKKYHTVYESKNGQGPAPIRTHLGWLHLAHGVRQTAAGLRYVLYLFMTDIRDPSKVIYKPAGYFLAPGESERVGDVSNVVFSNGWILDDDGSVFIYYGSSDTRLHVATTSIERLLDYITHTAPDGFTSASSRKTLTGIIDRNLSFMEAAATMESPLPGRIR; this is encoded by the coding sequence ATGACGATCTTCGAAGAGCGTTTTCAGCTGATTAAAAGCGAGAAACAGCGGCTTATCGGGACTCCGAACGAAAAGCTCGCCGCCGGCGACGGCGTCTGCGACCGTTACAAATTTCCAGTACTTACCGCTTCACACGTGCCACTGTTCTGGGAATACGACCTGAATCCCGAAAGCAATCCGTTCTTTATGAAGAGATTCGGAATCAATGCTGTTTTCAATGCAGGCGCGATCAAGCTTGGAAAGAAATACCTGCTCGTCGCGCGTGTGGAAGGCTATGATCGTAAGTCGTTTTTTGCCATTGCGGAAAGCACCAGCGGCATCGACCGGTTCGAGTTCCGGAAGTACCCCATGGCAATACCTGAAACGTCGGAGCCGGATGTCAATATTTACGACATGCGCCTTACGGCTCACGAGGACGGCTGGATTTACGGACTGTTCTGCACCGAACGCAAAGACCCCTCCGCTGCGGCCGGAAACGAATCCCAGGCCATCGCGCAATGCGCCATCGTACGTACCCGGGACATGTGCCGTTGGGAAAGGCTTCCGGATCTGAAAACCCGATCGCCCCAACAGCGAAATGTCGTTTTGCATCCCGAATACATTAATGGCCAGTACGCATTTTATACACGCCCGCAGGACTCATTTATCGAAACGGGCCTGGGAGGCGGCATCGGGCTGGGACTCGCGCCATACATCGAAAATGCGCAGATAACAAGCGAAGTCATTGTCGACCCCAAAAAATATCACACCGTTTATGAATCCAAAAATGGTCAGGGCCCGGCGCCTATCAGGACACACCTGGGCTGGCTTCACCTCGCGCACGGCGTACGACAAACCGCGGCCGGCCTGCGTTATGTGCTGTATCTTTTCATGACGGACATTCGGGACCCTTCCAAGGTCATTTACAAACCGGCCGGCTATTTTCTGGCGCCGGGGGAAAGTGAGCGGGTTGGCGATGTATCCAACGTCGTATTCTCCAACGGCTGGATACTTGACGACGACGGTTCGGTGTTCATTTACTACGGCTCCTCCGACACCCGGCTGCATGTGGCAACAACGTCGATAGAACGGCTTCTCGATTATATTACCCACACCGCTCCCGACGGATTTACATCGGCTTCTTCCCGAAAAACACTTACCGGCATTATCGACCGTAACCTTTCTTTCATGGAAGCCGCGGCAACTATGGAAAGCCCATTACCAGGACGAATCAGGTAG
- a CDS encoding SusC/RagA family TonB-linked outer membrane protein, with protein MTVSGKVSDATGGDIAGVNVVVKGTTRGTTTNDKGEYSITAEKGKTLTFSYIGYVTKEVVVGNATVINISLTAEATALSEVVVTALGISREKRSLAYSITEVAGSNMTAAREANLGNALAGRVAGVNVSKIASGPAGSSRVIIRGNKSLQGNNQPLYVIDGIPMDNNNFGQAGLWGGSDEGDGLSSINPDDIESVTVLKGANAAALYGSRASNGVINVTTKRGSRRKGIGIEFGSNYVVEKLNDLSDLQHSYGSGSYVNGVASKPTTQQQAYEWGDDSWGPKYDNSQVIGFDGKMRPYAYQGDNFSRFYKTGHAFTNNLALSGGNETQNFRASVTNLNSTTIVPNSGYDRINLSLSTNAKFGKRITLDAKVLYSEEKAKNRPNVSDSPGNAIQSVWRTPGNYNILDYYGDPAKPGAIPAGTDTTSLSIFGKQVGEEFQQANNNWGQNPYWVSYQFIKTDKKNRIITSGALKYQFTDWLYIQGRVGLDKYTRRAEALTPEGTGYQRGGARSMGTWNVSELNAEYTIGVNKDFGKIGINAFAGGNRMRRKYDYVNIYGNGFNVQFFPAINNVKGKSWDYNYWETGINSLFGSMELSWDGYLYLNATARNDWFSVLNPATNSTLYPSVGVSFVFSDAFKGLPSWLSYGKIRASWAQVGNATNGAYTTDLTYSLNGNPHLGIPMASFSQAMGNGGNIPNRKLKPLTVTETEFGIDFRVFNNKLGVDFTYYDQQTTDDILDATISRASGFATTSVNLGKMQNRGIELLLTTTPLKTSNLNWDVTLNLAKNNNKVKALIEGSTELVMEEPRTRNSFIKNIVGHPYGMITGRVQKLSPDGQPVFYSDGRPVGSAGYEIIGNGVAKLTGGLTNAFNYKGIDLSFLVDFKWGGDILSGTNMRLTQWGLSKKSLQGREGEAPLTVTGVTQEGTEYKPFTKTLTPREAFDYWNSVGGEADAVTPMFLYDASFIKLRQLTLGYTFPKKLLEKTPLQNLSISFVGRNLAILFKNIDNVDPESTYSNGNSQGFDYFGFPSTRSYGFNLRATF; from the coding sequence ATGACGGTATCCGGGAAAGTAAGCGACGCCACCGGCGGTGACATTGCCGGTGTAAACGTAGTCGTGAAGGGTACCACCAGGGGTACCACCACTAATGATAAGGGCGAATACAGCATTACCGCCGAAAAAGGTAAAACCCTGACATTTAGCTATATCGGTTATGTAACAAAAGAGGTGGTAGTAGGCAACGCTACCGTTATCAACATCTCGTTGACCGCCGAAGCCACCGCGCTGAGCGAAGTGGTGGTTACGGCATTGGGTATCAGCCGTGAAAAAAGGTCTCTCGCTTACTCCATTACGGAGGTAGCCGGCAGTAATATGACCGCCGCGCGCGAGGCCAACCTGGGTAATGCGCTCGCCGGGCGCGTAGCAGGGGTTAACGTGAGCAAAATCGCATCGGGCCCTGCCGGCTCTTCCCGGGTGATTATTCGTGGTAACAAGTCTCTTCAGGGCAACAACCAGCCGTTGTACGTGATCGACGGTATCCCGATGGATAATAACAACTTCGGCCAAGCCGGCCTCTGGGGCGGCTCCGACGAAGGCGACGGTCTGTCGAGCATCAACCCGGACGATATTGAATCGGTAACAGTATTGAAAGGTGCTAATGCAGCGGCTTTATATGGCTCCCGTGCGTCGAATGGCGTTATTAATGTAACCACCAAGCGCGGCTCGAGAAGAAAGGGTATTGGCATCGAGTTTGGTTCCAACTATGTGGTTGAGAAACTGAACGATCTGTCCGATCTGCAACATTCTTACGGCAGCGGTTCCTATGTGAACGGCGTGGCCTCCAAGCCAACCACACAACAGCAAGCCTACGAATGGGGCGATGACTCCTGGGGACCCAAATACGACAACAGTCAGGTGATCGGCTTCGATGGTAAAATGAGGCCTTACGCCTATCAAGGCGACAATTTTTCACGATTCTACAAAACAGGGCACGCATTTACCAACAACCTGGCACTCTCGGGAGGCAATGAGACCCAAAACTTCCGGGCTTCGGTGACCAACCTGAACAGTACCACCATTGTTCCCAACTCGGGCTACGACCGGATCAACCTCTCGCTTTCGACCAACGCCAAATTCGGTAAACGTATTACGTTGGATGCCAAGGTGTTGTATTCGGAAGAAAAGGCTAAAAATCGCCCGAACGTATCCGACTCCCCCGGCAACGCAATCCAATCCGTGTGGAGGACACCCGGCAACTACAACATCCTTGATTATTATGGCGATCCCGCCAAGCCCGGCGCAATTCCGGCGGGAACCGATACTACCAGCCTCAGTATATTTGGTAAACAGGTGGGCGAAGAATTCCAGCAGGCCAACAACAACTGGGGACAAAATCCCTACTGGGTTTCTTATCAGTTCATCAAAACCGACAAAAAGAACCGGATCATCACGTCGGGCGCATTGAAATACCAGTTCACAGACTGGCTCTATATCCAGGGACGCGTCGGTCTCGATAAATATACGCGCCGCGCCGAGGCCCTCACACCGGAAGGTACCGGTTATCAGCGCGGCGGAGCACGCAGCATGGGAACATGGAATGTCTCCGAGTTGAATGCGGAATATACGATCGGCGTCAATAAGGACTTTGGCAAAATCGGCATCAACGCATTTGCCGGTGGAAACCGTATGAGAAGGAAATATGATTACGTCAATATTTATGGTAATGGTTTCAATGTCCAGTTCTTCCCTGCGATCAACAATGTAAAGGGCAAATCATGGGATTATAATTACTGGGAAACCGGCATCAATTCGCTGTTTGGATCCATGGAGCTCTCCTGGGATGGTTACCTTTACTTGAATGCTACCGCGCGCAACGACTGGTTTTCGGTATTGAATCCGGCTACTAACAGTACGCTTTATCCGTCGGTCGGCGTCAGCTTTGTTTTCTCGGACGCATTCAAGGGGCTGCCGTCGTGGTTGTCGTACGGAAAAATCAGAGCTTCCTGGGCACAGGTGGGCAATGCTACAAACGGGGCTTACACGACCGATTTGACCTACTCTTTGAACGGCAACCCGCACCTGGGCATTCCCATGGCATCTTTCTCACAGGCGATGGGTAATGGAGGTAACATCCCCAACCGGAAGCTGAAACCGTTGACCGTAACAGAGACAGAATTCGGTATCGACTTCCGTGTGTTCAATAACAAGCTAGGTGTCGATTTCACCTACTATGACCAGCAGACGACTGACGATATCCTGGATGCTACAATCTCGCGCGCAAGCGGCTTTGCCACCACTTCGGTAAACCTCGGCAAAATGCAAAACAGAGGCATTGAACTGCTTCTCACCACTACTCCACTCAAAACCAGCAATTTGAATTGGGATGTAACATTGAACCTCGCGAAAAACAATAACAAAGTAAAAGCCCTGATCGAAGGTTCGACCGAGTTGGTAATGGAAGAGCCACGTACTCGCAACTCGTTCATTAAGAATATCGTAGGGCATCCCTATGGCATGATCACCGGCCGCGTTCAGAAACTGTCGCCGGACGGGCAACCCGTATTTTACAGCGACGGCCGCCCGGTGGGATCCGCAGGATATGAGATCATCGGTAACGGTGTTGCCAAATTGACCGGAGGGTTGACCAACGCATTCAATTACAAGGGCATCGACCTCTCCTTCCTTGTCGACTTCAAATGGGGCGGTGACATTCTGTCGGGGACCAACATGCGCCTTACCCAATGGGGATTGAGCAAGAAATCGCTGCAAGGACGCGAAGGAGAAGCCCCTCTGACGGTAACCGGCGTAACGCAGGAAGGAACAGAATACAAACCATTTACCAAAACGCTGACGCCCCGTGAGGCCTTCGACTACTGGAACTCTGTTGGCGGTGAAGCCGACGCGGTAACGCCCATGTTCCTTTACGATGCCTCCTTTATCAAACTGAGGCAGTTGACTCTCGGCTATACTTTCCCGAAAAAGCTTCTCGAAAAAACCCCGCTGCAAAACCTTAGCATCTCTTTTGTTGGGCGTAACCTGGCCATCCTGTTCAAGAACATCGATAACGTGGACCCGGAATCGACCTATTCCAACGGGAACTCGCAAGGTTTCGACTACTTCGGTTTCCCATCCACACGCAGTTACGGTTTCAATCTGAGAGCAACATTCTAA